Proteins encoded in a region of the Enterococcus gilvus ATCC BAA-350 genome:
- a CDS encoding FecCD family ABC transporter permease produces the protein MTKRQYFFPIVVIVLLAAMFLSLRYGAVTSKWSDVTQALFQFDPSNQGEQLVRYLRLPRMIGAVLVGAAFAISGALIQGITSNPIADSGLLGINSGAGLGLALVFAITGNPSPAAGVIGSFIGASVSIVLIYLVSSRVSFGLSPIKIVLLGAALSSFFAAISQSISLLFDLNQDMTFWFIGGTANLTWPQLQTIFPLILIGILGAFAISPQVTLLSMGDETAISLGKKPSRIRQLSMLLVLLLAGSSVALVGTISFIGLIVPHVVRYFVGHDYRYVIPASGLFGALFFVVADSFSRLIAPPLETPTGVIITIIGVPFLLLQIRRGSL, from the coding sequence ATGACTAAACGACAGTATTTTTTTCCAATTGTAGTGATCGTGCTTCTCGCCGCGATGTTTTTGTCTTTGCGGTATGGAGCAGTCACCAGCAAATGGTCAGATGTCACACAGGCGTTGTTTCAGTTTGATCCGAGTAATCAAGGTGAACAGCTGGTTCGTTATCTACGTTTGCCGCGAATGATCGGAGCGGTACTGGTTGGAGCGGCCTTTGCGATCTCAGGCGCGTTGATCCAGGGGATCACTTCCAACCCGATTGCGGATTCAGGCTTGTTGGGGATCAATTCAGGTGCAGGCTTGGGGCTGGCATTGGTCTTTGCGATCACTGGCAATCCTTCTCCTGCTGCTGGCGTGATCGGTTCCTTTATTGGTGCCTCTGTTTCGATCGTGCTGATCTATCTTGTTTCTTCCAGAGTCTCCTTCGGGTTGTCGCCGATCAAGATCGTGTTGCTGGGAGCCGCGCTGAGTTCTTTCTTTGCGGCGATCAGTCAAAGCATCAGCTTGTTGTTTGATTTGAATCAGGATATGACCTTTTGGTTCATCGGAGGGACCGCCAATCTTACATGGCCGCAGCTGCAGACGATTTTTCCATTGATTTTGATCGGGATTCTCGGAGCTTTTGCCATCAGTCCTCAAGTTACCTTATTGAGTATGGGGGATGAAACGGCGATCTCCTTGGGGAAAAAACCAAGTCGTATCCGTCAGTTGAGCATGCTGCTGGTTCTATTGTTGGCAGGAAGCTCGGTGGCGTTAGTCGGAACGATCAGTTTTATCGGGTTGATCGTTCCCCATGTTGTCCGTTATTTTGTCGGACACGATTATCGGTACGTCATTCCAGCTTCGGGGTTGTTCGGCGCACTCTTTTTTGTAGTCGCGGACAGCTTTTCTCGATTGATCGCTCCTCCTTTGGAAACGCCAACGGGTGTGATCATTACAATCATCGGCGTGCCGTTTTTACTTTTACAAATTAGAAGGGGAAGCTTATGA